ATATAATCCGGAATGTCTATTATGTCACGTCCGAGGCTCAGGCTTTCCTGAGCGCCCGGTAACGCGTATCCCACGGCTATGTTTCTGTTTCCGTCGTTAATAATTTTGCCGTTTGTTATTTCAATATTTGTGAACTTGTCATTATCGAGAACAAGTCCCGTAAGAACCGCGAACGGAACAAAGATTTTTTCATCTTTGCCGTTGATTTCTACGGTTTCGTACTGATTGTTTTTAAAATCGAAACGAAGCGTCACTCGTCCGCTTTTTCCGGCAAGTTCGGAGGCAGAGATGGTTTTTCCGCCGAGTGTGTAGGTCAGAATAACGTCCACGGGAAGAGCCTTGTCAATTGTTCCCTTGTAGTAAATGTCGCCGCTCTTTGCATCCCAAATCTTTTCGTCGCCGGAAATTGTATAAGAACTGTCACCTTTGACGGCTTCGATGTTTTTAAGCAGTGTTTTATCGTTTATCTTGTCTGCGGAAGCGATATTCTTGATCCAGTCCGTCACGATGACCTTCTGCGCGCTGCCGTCCGCGGCGGCAATTATATAAACAGTTTCGGCTTTATCTGCCTTTGAAGTTGCATTGCCGACTGTTGATGCATCAGAAACAGCTGAAGCGGCTCCCGTGCAGTCAGCATTATATTCGGCTCCCGATTTCACCAATGACGAAAGTCCTATCGCCGAAGCGGAAACGGCAAAAGCAATGCTCATTATTATTGCGAATGTTTTTTTATTCATAATATATTACCCTCTTTAGTTTGCTTTTTTGAACTGAATCCCAGACTTGTTGCTTTAATCACCCTGTCAAACAGCATGAGAAGTGCAGGCAGCACGAATATAACCGCGAGCATACTGATTATAGCGCCGCGCGCCATAAGGTTGCACATCGAGCTGATAAGGCTGACATTTGAATAAACTCCTACGCCGAATGTCGCCGCGAAGAAGCCGAGCGCACTGACCAGAACCGACGGTATCGTTGAGGCAAGCGCCTGTATAACCGAGGCTTGCTTATCCATCCCCCCTGCCGCTCGGTTGCTTTTATAACGCGTTGTCATAAGTATCGCATAGTCGACTGTTGCGCCAAGTTGAATTGTGCTTATCGCGATTGGAGCGATGAACGGCATTGATGTTTTCGTATAATAAGATATTCCCAGATTGATGAAAATAGCAAATTCTATGACTGAAACAAGGATGACCGGAAGCGATAAGCTTTTTAATACCAGAGCGATTATCACAAAGATTGCGGCTATTGAAATCCATGTTACAACGGTAAAGTCATGGTCGGTGACCTCAATCAAATCCTTGGTACACGGCGCTTCACCGATAAGCATGCCGTTTTCATCATATTTTTTAAGTATTGAATTTATGGAATCAATCTGTTTATTGCATTCGTCGGTTGAAACCTTGTATTCGGAGTTTATGAGAATCAACTGATATTTATCGCTCTTCAGAACACGCAGTATCGAATCCGGAACCATTTCCTCCGGTACAAGGCTGCCTACGACGGAATCAAGTCCGAGCGCTAATTTAACGCCGTCAACCGATTTGATTTCCGAAAGCATTTCTTTCGCGTCTTTGGGCAGCATATCGGATTTACAGAGTATCATGTGTGTCGAGGCAATATCAAAATTTTCCTTAAGCTTTGTGTTGGCGATAAAGAACCCCATGTCTTCTTCAGAAATGCTGCTTATATCGTCATTTGAAAGTATGTTTGTGAAATCATAATAAACAGGCGTATTAATATATCCGTAGAGTGCGGGAACAAGCATCACGACGAAGATGACAAGCCACACCCACGAACGCTTTACCAAAAATGCAGCTAATTTATCTGTTTTTGGAATAAGCGAGCGGTGATTTGTCTTTGAAAGCAATGGATCGCACAGCAGTATCAGCGCCGGAAGCGTGGTCACACTGCCGATAACACCCAACAAAACGCCCTTTCCCATTACTATACCGAGGTCACTGCCCATTGTGTAACTCATGAAGCAGAGTGCGATAAATCCCGCTATCGTTGTTACCGAGCTTCCTGTGACAGAAGTGATCGTATCGGAAATTGCCGATGCCATCGCATCTTTATTGTCTGGGTAAAGACATCTTTTTTCCTCATAGCTGTGCCAGAGAAATATAGAATAATCCATTGTGACGGCGAGCTGTAAAACCGCCGCGAGTGCTTTTGTTATATATGAAATTTCACCGATTATGATATTAGAGCCCATATTTAAAATAATTGCTATTCCTATGCTTGCCAGAAATATAAGAGGCGCTATCCAGTTGTCCATGAACAGCATCATTGCGGCAAGGGCACAAAGAATGGCTATTGTCACATAAATTGGCTCCTCGCGTTCGCACATCGCTTTGAGGTCGGTTACCAGCGCGGAGATGCCGGATACGAAGCACTGCTTTCCGGTTATAGCTCGTATCTCTCCTACTGCCTTCATGGTCTCATCCGAAGATGAAGAAGAATCAAAGAAAACCGCAAGCAGAGTAGCGTCTCCTGAATTGAAAGCGTTATAATATTTTTCGGGAAGAATTTCCTTTGGGATTGTAATGTCGCACAAGTCGTCATACCATAATGCGTCCGCGACATGATCAACCGACTCGATCTTTTTTTCGAGAGCAGCGACATCACGGTCATTCATTCCTTCGACTATTACAAGCGAAAATGCCCCTTTACCAAATTCATCGAGAAGTATGTTCTGCCCTTTTACCGTATCCATATCGTCGGGCAGATAGGAAAGCATATCGTAATTTATATGTGTGTTTATAATACCGAACGCGGAGGGAATTATTAATAAAACTGCAATGATCAGAATCGGGATTCGAAATCTGACCACCACGCGACCGAATTTCTGCATATTTATCCTCTCTGAGTTAAATGTTTATTTGCATATCATGCCTGAGTTTTTCCGCAAGATCTGTCTTTTCCCAGCCCATACCGTGCGCATTTTCACCGAAATGGCCTCCGCAGGAAAGCCGCGAATATATCGGAGCGCGAAGATTGAAACGGCGGATTATCATTTCCGGACGCATATCGATGTTGTCGCATACCCATTTTGCTATAATGTCGTCGCCGGCGCGTCCTGTGCTGAATGTACAGATATATACGGATACAGGTTCTGCAAGTCCGATAGCATACGCGAGCTGAACCTCGCATCTGTCTGCCATTCCGGACGACACTATGTTTTTGGCTATATATCTGGCCATATATGCGCCGCTTTTATCAACCTTTGTCGGATCCTTGCCTGAAAACGAACCGCCGCCGTGACGCGAGTAGCCTCCGTAAGTGTCTGCGATAATTTTACGTCCGGTTAAGCCTGAATCGGCCGCCGGGCCTCCGAGTGTAAAGCGTCCGGTCGGGTTGATGAAAATGCTTGTCTTATCGTCTATAAGCGTATCCGGCAGAGTTGGAAGCACGACTTTATCGACGATTTTTTTGCGCAGCGTATCGATATCGATACAAGACTCGTGTTGCGTCGATACTATCACAGCCGAAACACGCACGGGCTTTCCGTCGTCATACTCGACCGTGACCTGGGTTTTGCCGTCGGGCAGAAGATTCGGAATGATATCCGATGTGCGGACATATTCAAGCCTTTTTGAAAGCTTGTTCGCAAGTGAAATCGGCAGAGGCATCAGCTCGGCGGTTTCGCCGCAGGCATATCCGAACATCATGCCCTGATCTCCCGCGCCGTTGTCCTCAGCATACCGCCTATTTATTCCCAATGCAATATCAGGCGATTGACCGTGTATATCCAATTCAATTTTACAGTTGTCTGCGTCAAAGCCGCAGCCATGTTTTGTATAACCTATATCACGGATAACCGAGCGTGCGATTTTCTCGAAATCAGGCATATGTGTCGAAGTAATCTCGCCCATAATGTGTACCTTTTCGGTAACGGCAGTCACCTCGCAGGCGACGCGGGCTGTCAGGTCATGTTCTAATATATCATCGAGAACCGCATCGGCAATCTGATCGCACACCTTATCTGGGTGTCCGCGTGTCACCGATTCCGAAGTAAAGAAATGTTTCATATTAATCCTCCGAAATGATCAACTGCCATCATTGCTTTTTAATTTCATCGCATGTTTGGCATTCGCTGTATTTGCCATTGCATTTCCAAAGCTTCTCCGCAACGGGAGCCCATGCATTGGCCCGGTCGACGCACTTATCTGCGAAATCTTCGGCTTTTTCGGGAGCAACAGCATCTGTTGAAGTGACGCCGGTCTTATTTACTATCGCCGTCAGGCGGCCTGGATTGTCGAGCACGGGGCATGGACGAAGCATGTTATCGTTAAATGGTTGATTTTCGCGATATGCCATAAACAGCGGCTTTTTATAAGCCTCAAGCAGCGTGTCTGTACGAATGTTGGAATCTGCATAGTGTATGAAGGCGCAAGGCTCGATATCACCGTTTGCGTTTATATGCAGATAATCTCTGCCTCCGGCGATACAGCCTCCGACATATTCTCCATCGTTCCAGAAATCCATAGTGAATAAAGGCTTTTTATTCCGAAAATCTCTGATCCTGTGATACATAAATTCTCTTTGCTCTGCCGTTGCCATAAGCTCTGGAACAGCGTCGCGGCCGATCGGCATATATGTAAAAAACCATGCGAATTTTGCCCCCCAATTTATCATTGCGTCAAAGTATTCCTCGCTTCCGATTGATTCGGCGTTCTTAATTGTATAACAACAGGACACGCCGAAAAGCAGCTTATTGGATTTCAGTATAGACATTGCTTTCATAACCGCGGCAAAGGTTCCTTTACCGCGGCGGAAATCTGTTGCTTCCTCAAAGCCTTCAACGCTGATAGCCGGAGCGAAATTCTTCACACAGAGCATGTCGTCCGCGAATTTTTCATCGATCAGCGTGCCGTTTGTAAACGCGAGAAACCCGCATTCCGGATGTCTTTCACAGAGGGTTATGATATCTGCTTTTCTTACAAGCGGCTCTCCGCCGGAATAAATATAGAAATAACAGCCGAGTTCTTCGCCCTGCTTGATAATTCCGTCAAGTTCTTCAAGCGTAAGATTAAGCTTGTTTCCGTATTCTGCCGCCCAGCAGCCTGTACATTTGAGATTGCAGGCCGAGGTCGGATCTATCAGCATGGCCCACGGTATATTGCACTCGTGCTTTGCTTTGTTTTCCCTTTGAATTTTGCATCCGATGAACGAATTGTTCACTGCGATTGTTTCAAATGTCTTGCGTCTCACGCCCGAATCAATGTCTGACCACAAACTCAAAACAAGTTTACGCCAGTTATTGTCAGGCTTTTCAAAGACATTCGCAATCGCTTTTGATTGGTTGGCTATGGTGTTTTCGCCGTGATTGAATTGTTGGTCAAGCTTGACCAGGTCGTTAAGCAGCTTCGGAATGTTTTTCTCCGGATTTTTATCCATGTAGTCATACGCCTTCATGGCAGCAGCGTATTTTGCTTTATCCGTAAACCTCATTTTTATAATCCTAATCCTTTCTTGTTTATTGTTCTGTGTCAGTATATCCTCATGGCTTCTGTTACTCTACGGACATAATAAAGCCGCTGCCTGTTTTTTTGGCAGCGGCACGGATTTGTATATTTTTCAGACCATTTTTTAATTTTAACTGTTTTTCATACAGTGCGGGGTGTTTGTATGCTTTGCTTTGTTTTCAACAGAGCGGCTCTGATATCGCCCTCAAGGAGGATGCCCAGCCGTTCTATGAATGGTTCAGGATTGTCCTTCATTCCGTCCTGAAGCCATTTTGTAACAAGCCCGACAAGCGCGGCAGTATAAAAAGCCGATATCGCATTGATATCTTCTTTCGACGCGTCAAGCCCTTCGGCCTGCTTTTGTACAAATTGAGTCATATTGTTTTTTGTTACATCATATATATATTTTTCCAGTACATCGCGGTTCATGGAATTGTATATATGAAAGATTGCCTTTTTATTTTCAAGTGCGAAACCGGTTGCTTCAAAAAATCCCTCCTGCCATGTATTAAATTCCTTGTTGGCATTGATGATCTTTTGAGTTTCAGTTTTAAAAAGCTCGTCGATGAGCGCGTAAATATCACTATAATAATAATAAAAGGTATTGCGGTTTATTCCGCAACGCTCGACAATATCGGTAACGGTAATTTTATCGAACGGTTTTTCGTTCAGCAGCATTATAAATGTTTGTATGATCGCCTGTTTTGTAAACTGGGCCATTCGTTTCACCTCAAATATATAACTTCGACGATATCACTGATCTGACAACTGAAAAACGTGCAAAGCTTCATAAGGACTTCCATTGAAACAGGTTCGTTATGATTTAGTTTTTGAACAGTGCTCGGACTGAGCAAAGCGCGCAGGGCGTTTTTGCGCATATCACGGTCAATAAGCAGTTTCCATAGCTTTTTATAACTCAGCAGTACTTCACTGACTTCAGAATTGTATTCCAATTATAGTACGCCTCCGTCTGCAGATTAAATACCTGAATATATCTATATTATAATACATTTTATATGCGTTCGCAATACATATTAAATGAATTCAGACACATATACTGAAATGACTGTAAATTTAGGCAAGCAGACACATTTATGAAGTAAGACAAAAAAGGCAAGAGAAATAATCACTCCTGCCTTTTTGTATAATTATGTTATATTAAGAAGATTCAAGCTCTGCTCAATGCATTCAATAGCCTTTTCATATAGCATTGCGACTTTTTCGAGAAGCGGCGCAACCGATTTGCTTCTTTCCTCGTTTACTCCCCAGGGTGAATTCCATCCCAGATACGGCGCGCAGCTTTTAAAGACTTTCGCTTCTTCTTCCATATACTCCGCGGCTTTATTAAGCAATTGCTTCGCGGATTCCGGAAAATGGCATGAAATTTCACGTAAAAAGCCCGGAGCGGCCGAATGTACAGAACTGTATATATCGAAACAGTATGCATCTGCAAGATCCCTGTCTTTTCCTGAATTAGAATATGCCTCATGCCATTTTTTTAAGGCTTGAATTCCTTCATAGGAATACCAGCCCCCTTTTTCCGGCTCGTCATTAATGGTTCTTGCATGAGAAACGGCATCTGTCAAAGCGTTGATTTCGGCGCGCTTTGCGTCAAAATTCCCCGTTTTTTCTCCAATAAGCACAGCACCGAAAGCGGGGCATACTTCCACAGCCTTTTCTGCTCTGTCCCAGGATTCTGTGTGGTATTCTGCCGATTCCGGACCCCAATAAGAGCCTCTTCCGAAGAAGATTTTATTAATTTCATCATAGCCGCAGACAACATCCCATTCGGCGCTTGTCATTGCGTGCCATACGAGCGCGGGCTTTCCCGCGTCTATCTGCTGCCGTATCGCAGTTATCATATTATCAGTCAGCTTTTCTCCATCAGGTCCAAAGCAGGGATATTCACTGTATTCGTAGCCTAACAGTTTTATCAAGTCGGTTGACCACATCATCATGCAGCATGTCGGCCTGCTGGGACAGCCGGTGGCAATACGGAAAGCCGCCCCGGATATTCCCTGAATATACTCGGATGTATATGTTTCTCCGAGGTAATTCATTATCACGCGGACACCTTCAAATAACGGTTCCTTAACTCTGTATGTATCTACGTTTTCTAGAATTTTCATTATGAATTCTCCTGTTGATGTTTTACTGATTATTATAATGACATATAAAAACATCCGCAAACAAATTTAATTTCCCTTAAAATGCCTAACTAATTGAATCTGATCGTATTTTAACTCCCAAAATGTGGCTTGTATGTATTGACCTGCTGAATCCTGTCTGTTTTCACCGCAAGGGAAGACATCAAAAATTTTTTTCCACGATTTTGATTTTGCTGCTAATTGTTCATCCGGAGATAAGCTGTCGAACCACTTTGATTCAGTGTCAAACATCTGATCGCAGGTGGAGTTGCCATAATAATAATTGTTGAGAACATATAACCACATCACCTCGTCGCTGAGTAAAACGTCTGAATCCGGTATTTCAATTTCAATACAGACCTGATCTTCACTATAGCCTCGGAATTCCCTGCGGCGCAGATCCGGCTTTTTATGTTGCCAATCAACTGTGTGCCATGCCCATATAGGATACTTAACATATTCCGGTGGCGTCCCTATTTTCGAAATCATTTGTTCAATGAGCCAATCGTAAGCGGGAGAATATCCCCATTCCGTAATTAAATCCGATTTTGTTTGGTCACAGTGTATGATTTTTACAGTTTTCAGTTTTTCATACAGCGTTTTTGGCTGGATAGTCCATAAACGCATAGAATACCTCCATTACTATTTGAAAATCAGAGAGTAAAATATATCAATAACGAAAATTAAATATTTAAAAGGTTTAAAAATCATTTCTTATTAAACATGTGCCTTTTTATAGCGTCAAAGGTTTCATTGCTGATGTCATGCTCGATTTTACATGCGTCTTCGGCCGCCACATCCTTGTCGACTCCGAGCTTGATAAATGCTTCGGTAAGAAGGGTATGGCGTTCATATGTTTTTTTCGCGACTTCTTTTCCTTCTTCAGTCAAAGTCAGAAAGCCTTCGTTTTCAACCGTGACAAAGCCGCCCTCTTTCAATAGACCGATAGCGCGGCTTACACTCGGCTTTGAGTATCCCATATATTCGCCGACATCTATCGCACGGACAGAAGAGCTACGCTTTGACAATATCAATATTGTCTCAAGATACATTTCTCCCGATTCCTGGATATGCATTATAAAACCGCCTTCCTATAAAATCCTCAATTTATATTAACATAAAAATGCAAACATTTCAAGATTGAGATTTTTTTATTGAACATTTTGCGTAATGTCTTATCGAAAAGCTTATTATGCTATTGACATTGAATCATTTCTGTGCTATTATCATCGCAAATGCAAATGATTCGCATTTGAAAACGTTAAATCAGGAGATTATAATGAGTAAAAAAATATTTTATTCAATATTTGGATTATCGCTTGTCCTTTGTATGCTGTTTATTACCGGCTGCAACATAAAAAGCGGCAATGAGACACAGAAAACGGTTATCGCCGTTACTATTGTTCCGGAACAGACCTTTGTAAAAGCTGTTTGCGGTGATCTCGCGGAGGTAGTCACAATGGTTCCGCCCGGAAACAGTCCGGAGAATTTTGAACCTACCGCGGAGTTGATGGAGAAATTCGAAAAGGCAGCTCTGTATTTTTCAATCGGAGTGCCGACAGAGGCGGCAAACATTCTGCCAAAAGCGGGTAATAAAAAGGTAATTTCTCTTGCGGACAAGGTTGCGGAGGTTTATGCCGACAGAAAGTTCGAGTCCGGTGAAAGAGACCCTCATATATGGCTTTCACCTAAAAGAGTCATAGTTATGATCAAGACGATCTCAGATGAAATGAGCAAGCTTGATCCGGCTAACGCTGATACATATGAAAAAAACGCGCAGGCATATATCGAACAGCTTAACAGTGTTGACAAAGATATCAAAGAGGCGCTTGACGGCGTGCAGAGCAAAAAATTCATAGTATATCATCCCGCGTTTGGTTATCTTGCCGATGATTACGGACTTACAATGTACGCTCTCGAGGAAGAAGGGAAGGAAGCGACGGCTCAGCGTTTGCAGGAAATGATAGATACCGCGAAAGCTGAAAACATAAAAGTAATATTCTATCAGGAAGAAATAGACAGCAGCCAGTCGGAAGCGTTTGCAGAGGAGATAGGCGGGAAAACATTGAAGCTTGCGCCTTTAGCGGCTGATTACATAGAAAATATTAAAAGAATGGCCCAAACAATGTCCGAGGTTATGAAATGATAAACGCAGATACCAATAATCCTGCAGTTATAATTAAAGATTTATCAGTATATTACGGACAGACACCCGCGATCGCGGGCGTCTGTCTTGATGTTGCCGACGGCGAATATCTCGGGATTATCGGGCCTAACGGCGGAGGCAAATCGACACTTTTGAAGGCGATTCTCGGACTTGTCCCGGTAACATCCGGTACCGTGCGGATATACGGAAACAGTATCGGGAAAAGCAGAGCGTTGATTGGATATGTTCCTCAGTTTGCCGTGCTTGACAAAAAATTTCCGATTACTCTGTTTGAGGTTGTCCTCACAGGATGCCTGAAAAGGGGTCTGTCGCCATTTTACAGATATACGGCAAAGGACAGGGAAACGGCATACAGCTTACTTGAACGGGTCGGCATATCGAAACTCGCAAAACGCCAGATATCTGACTTGTCCGGCGGCGAATTTCAGAAAATGCTTATCGCAAGAGCGCTCGCCGTCAATCCGAGGCTTTTGCTCCTTGATGAACCGACGGCAAGCGTGGATGCCGTCTCGCGCGAGCAAATATACAATTTACTTGCGGAATTAAATAAAAGCATGACTATAGTGCTTGTTACTCATGACTTGCTGGCTATATCATCTCAGGTTCACAGATTGGCCTGCCTCAACAGGCAGCTTGTTTATCACGGCGAGCCGGAGCTTAGTCAAAGCGTCGTGAACAGCCTTTATGGCTGCCCGGTCGATCTGATCGCGCATGGAGTGCCCCACAGGGTGCTCAAGGAGCACAGGGAGGGAACTCATAATGATTAAGGCGCTTTTTGAATATCAGTTTTTACAGAACGCCCTTTATGCCGGAATTTTGGCCAGCGTCGTCTGTGGTATAATCGGTGTAATAATCGTCGAAAAAAAGCTTGTTATGATGAGCGGGGGAATAGCTCATACCTCATACGGCGGAGTTGGCTTGGGATATTTGCTGGGCTTTGAGCCGATCATCGGCGCTTTTTTGTTTTCTGTATGCGCCGCTTTGGGAATAGGATATATAAAAAGAAAAGGCGGCGCGCAGTCCGATGTCATAATCGGGTTATTCTGGTCGCTCGGTATGGCGCTCGGTATTCTGTTTATTGCCCTGATGCCAGGATATCCGCCGGATCTCAGCTCTTATCTTTTCGGGAACATTCTTTCTGTAACTAAATTTGATCTTTATTTGATGGTATGCCTTACTTTTGTTGTAATACTCGTAATAGTCATGTTGTTCAACGATTGGAAGGCCTATCTTTTTGACGAGGAATTCGCTTCGATAAAAGGAATTAAGACAGCCTTTTTGGAATATTTGCTGCTTGTTCTGATCGCGATGACGGTCGTCGTTTTGATCAGGGTGGTCGGGATCATTCTTGTGCTCGCTTTACTTACCGCGCCCGCCGCGACAGCCGGACTTTTAACCCCGAGCCTGAAAAAGAGAATGCTTTATTCTGTCCTGCTCGGATGTGTCTACTGCCTGGCCGGGCTTTGGATTTCATATGTAATAAATATACCGTCCGGAGCGGCGATAGTGGTTTTATCAGTCATAGGATATTTTATCTCTTATACAATTAATTTGTTGTTCGTAAATCACAGCAGAAAAAGCCGGGAAAAAAATTTTTGAAAGGTGATATAAATGGACAGGCCTGATTTTGCCAATAATCTGAAAATAAAAGGTTTGAAAAGCACAAGGCATCGTTTGGCTATACTTGAAATTCTTGAAAAAAGCAGCCAGCCTATCGCCGCCGAACAGCTTTTTCAGAAAATGAAAGAAATGAATATAACCGTGGATTTGTCTACGGTTTACAGAACTCTCGACACATTATGCGATAAAAGCCTTGTAAAAAAGATAAATATAGACAGTGACAGCAGAGCGTTGTATGAATATAACCGCATGCTGCACACGCATTATCTGGTATGCCTCGGCTGTAAAAAAATAACGGCAATAAAGGGTTGTCCGCTGGAGGATTATGAAAAAAACCTGGCTATAGAGACTGATTATACTATTGCGGGACATAAGCTGGATATTTACGGATATTGCCCGAAATGCCGGAATGCGCGGTCTGCGGGAGGATCGGTCAAATGAAGGCATCATCAAATAATAATTTCCCTGATGATATACCACTCGAAAAAAAATCAGGCGCTTCAGGTATATTTACAGGCATAGTGCTTTTTCTTACAGTGGGATATCTGCTGTTTTATGTCCTTCGCGCAATGGATCTGATCAAAATAGATATGGAAAAAGTCGAAACCTTTAATACCATTTTTATCAGTATACTGATGCAGGCGTTTCCTTTTATGCTGATAGGCGTTCTGGTTTCATCCATAATGCATGTTTTTATACCGGATGAATGGATAGTTAAAATTTTTCCGACAAAACATGGCCTAGGGTTTCTCACGGCGATGTTTGCCGGCCTTTTCTTTCCCGTATGCGAATGCGCCATAGTCCCGGTTATGGCAAGGCTTGTCAAAAAGGGCGTGGCAATGCCTATCGCGATAACCTTTATGCTTTCCGCGCCGATCATCAATCCCATTGTCATTGTATCCACATTGTATGCATTCCCGGGAAGACCGGATATTATGTTTAAACGAGTAGGCTTCGGTTTGCTCATCGCACTGCTTGTCGGCATCGGCATGTCGCTGTTCATGA
This region of Oscillospiraceae bacterium genomic DNA includes:
- a CDS encoding DUF3841 domain-containing protein translates to MRLWTIQPKTLYEKLKTVKIIHCDQTKSDLITEWGYSPAYDWLIEQMISKIGTPPEYVKYPIWAWHTVDWQHKKPDLRRREFRGYSEDQVCIEIEIPDSDVLLSDEVMWLYVLNNYYYGNSTCDQMFDTESKWFDSLSPDEQLAAKSKSWKKIFDVFPCGENRQDSAGQYIQATFWELKYDQIQLVRHFKGN
- a CDS encoding zinc ABC transporter substrate-binding protein → MSKKIFYSIFGLSLVLCMLFITGCNIKSGNETQKTVIAVTIVPEQTFVKAVCGDLAEVVTMVPPGNSPENFEPTAELMEKFEKAALYFSIGVPTEAANILPKAGNKKVISLADKVAEVYADRKFESGERDPHIWLSPKRVIVMIKTISDEMSKLDPANADTYEKNAQAYIEQLNSVDKDIKEALDGVQSKKFIVYHPAFGYLADDYGLTMYALEEEGKEATAQRLQEMIDTAKAENIKVIFYQEEIDSSQSEAFAEEIGGKTLKLAPLAADYIENIKRMAQTMSEVMK
- a CDS encoding radical SAM protein, with amino-acid sequence MDKNPEKNIPKLLNDLVKLDQQFNHGENTIANQSKAIANVFEKPDNNWRKLVLSLWSDIDSGVRRKTFETIAVNNSFIGCKIQRENKAKHECNIPWAMLIDPTSACNLKCTGCWAAEYGNKLNLTLEELDGIIKQGEELGCYFYIYSGGEPLVRKADIITLCERHPECGFLAFTNGTLIDEKFADDMLCVKNFAPAISVEGFEEATDFRRGKGTFAAVMKAMSILKSNKLLFGVSCCYTIKNAESIGSEEYFDAMINWGAKFAWFFTYMPIGRDAVPELMATAEQREFMYHRIRDFRNKKPLFTMDFWNDGEYVGGCIAGGRDYLHINANGDIEPCAFIHYADSNIRTDTLLEAYKKPLFMAYRENQPFNDNMLRPCPVLDNPGRLTAIVNKTGVTSTDAVAPEKAEDFADKCVDRANAWAPVAEKLWKCNGKYSECQTCDEIKKQ
- a CDS encoding metal-dependent transcriptional regulator; this encodes MHIQESGEMYLETILILSKRSSSVRAIDVGEYMGYSKPSVSRAIGLLKEGGFVTVENEGFLTLTEEGKEVAKKTYERHTLLTEAFIKLGVDKDVAAEDACKIEHDISNETFDAIKRHMFNKK
- a CDS encoding helix-turn-helix transcriptional regulator, giving the protein MEYNSEVSEVLLSYKKLWKLLIDRDMRKNALRALLSPSTVQKLNHNEPVSMEVLMKLCTFFSCQISDIVEVIYLR
- a CDS encoding TetR/AcrR family transcriptional regulator gives rise to the protein MAQFTKQAIIQTFIMLLNEKPFDKITVTDIVERCGINRNTFYYYYSDIYALIDELFKTETQKIINANKEFNTWQEGFFEATGFALENKKAIFHIYNSMNRDVLEKYIYDVTKNNMTQFVQKQAEGLDASKEDINAISAFYTAALVGLVTKWLQDGMKDNPEPFIERLGILLEGDIRAALLKTKQSIQTPRTV
- a CDS encoding ABC transporter ATP-binding protein; the protein is MINADTNNPAVIIKDLSVYYGQTPAIAGVCLDVADGEYLGIIGPNGGGKSTLLKAILGLVPVTSGTVRIYGNSIGKSRALIGYVPQFAVLDKKFPITLFEVVLTGCLKRGLSPFYRYTAKDRETAYSLLERVGISKLAKRQISDLSGGEFQKMLIARALAVNPRLLLLDEPTASVDAVSREQIYNLLAELNKSMTIVLVTHDLLAISSQVHRLACLNRQLVYHGEPELSQSVVNSLYGCPVDLIAHGVPHRVLKEHREGTHND
- a CDS encoding MMPL family transporter; translation: MQKFGRVVVRFRIPILIIAVLLIIPSAFGIINTHINYDMLSYLPDDMDTVKGQNILLDEFGKGAFSLVIVEGMNDRDVAALEKKIESVDHVADALWYDDLCDITIPKEILPEKYYNAFNSGDATLLAVFFDSSSSSDETMKAVGEIRAITGKQCFVSGISALVTDLKAMCEREEPIYVTIAILCALAAMMLFMDNWIAPLIFLASIGIAIILNMGSNIIIGEISYITKALAAVLQLAVTMDYSIFLWHSYEEKRCLYPDNKDAMASAISDTITSVTGSSVTTIAGFIALCFMSYTMGSDLGIVMGKGVLLGVIGSVTTLPALILLCDPLLSKTNHRSLIPKTDKLAAFLVKRSWVWLVIFVVMLVPALYGYINTPVYYDFTNILSNDDISSISEEDMGFFIANTKLKENFDIASTHMILCKSDMLPKDAKEMLSEIKSVDGVKLALGLDSVVGSLVPEEMVPDSILRVLKSDKYQLILINSEYKVSTDECNKQIDSINSILKKYDENGMLIGEAPCTKDLIEVTDHDFTVVTWISIAAIFVIIALVLKSLSLPVILVSVIEFAIFINLGISYYTKTSMPFIAPIAISTIQLGATVDYAILMTTRYKSNRAAGGMDKQASVIQALASTIPSVLVSALGFFAATFGVGVYSNVSLISSMCNLMARGAIISMLAVIFVLPALLMLFDRVIKATSLGFSSKKQTKEGNIL
- a CDS encoding metal ABC transporter permease, which encodes MIKALFEYQFLQNALYAGILASVVCGIIGVIIVEKKLVMMSGGIAHTSYGGVGLGYLLGFEPIIGAFLFSVCAALGIGYIKRKGGAQSDVIIGLFWSLGMALGILFIALMPGYPPDLSSYLFGNILSVTKFDLYLMVCLTFVVILVIVMLFNDWKAYLFDEEFASIKGIKTAFLEYLLLVLIAMTVVVLIRVVGIILVLALLTAPAATAGLLTPSLKKRMLYSVLLGCVYCLAGLWISYVINIPSGAAIVVLSVIGYFISYTINLLFVNHSRKSREKNF
- the metK gene encoding methionine adenosyltransferase translates to MKHFFTSESVTRGHPDKVCDQIADAVLDDILEHDLTARVACEVTAVTEKVHIMGEITSTHMPDFEKIARSVIRDIGYTKHGCGFDADNCKIELDIHGQSPDIALGINRRYAEDNGAGDQGMMFGYACGETAELMPLPISLANKLSKRLEYVRTSDIIPNLLPDGKTQVTVEYDDGKPVRVSAVIVSTQHESCIDIDTLRKKIVDKVVLPTLPDTLIDDKTSIFINPTGRFTLGGPAADSGLTGRKIIADTYGGYSRHGGGSFSGKDPTKVDKSGAYMARYIAKNIVSSGMADRCEVQLAYAIGLAEPVSVYICTFSTGRAGDDIIAKWVCDNIDMRPEMIIRRFNLRAPIYSRLSCGGHFGENAHGMGWEKTDLAEKLRHDMQINI